From Candidatus Paceibacterota bacterium:
GGGGTGGTGCCGGCAAGGAACGCGGCTTCCATTTCGCCGGTAGAGGCGCTGAGGTACGAGTAGGTTTTTTGTTTTTTATTTTCTCTTCAGTAAAATTATCCTAGAGTCCGCGCACTCATCCTTGTATTTGTAATCAGGCAGGAATTTGAGCAGAGATTCGGAAAATTCCTTTACGTATTCGTGAAAAGGCATGTTCTCTTCCTTAAGGCGGAGGCGGGAGTAGCCGAGGAACATGTATGCTTTCACTTCTATGTAAGTGGGGGAAGCGGAGGAGAAGAGCTTTGCATATTTTTGTAGCAGCGCGGGAGAATCATTCAGTCCTTTTATGAGGGTGAAGCGGATTACGGTGTTGCAGTCCATATTCTTCATTAGGGAAAGGGAACGCTTCAGGCGGCTCCAGCCGTTTGGGTAAATGGAGCGGTTTATCTTCTTGAAAAGGGCGGGGGTGGGCGCATCCACGGAGATGTACAAATTGGTGAGGCCCGCGCCCTTCAATTTCCTAATCATGGAGGGCTCCTGGCCATTTGAGACTACGAAAATGGTTTTCACTTCTTTACGGGCACGAAGCGCCTTCACCAGTTCTGGAAGTTTTGGGTAAAGGGTCGGCTCGCCGGATAAGGAAATCGCCCAGTGGGAAGGGAAT
This genomic window contains:
- the twy1 gene encoding 4-demethylwyosine synthase TYW1; the encoded protein is MAPGFSSEVRKQLLNKQYGLAGRHSAVQICSWTRKSLRGKGSCYKQKFYGVETYKCCQMSPSAAWCQQSCIFCWRPMEWMHKKFSSKEDAASPEEIIEACVKSRKKLLSGIGGAHDVNRPLFQKSFSEFPSHWAISLSGEPTLYPKLPELVKALRARKEVKTIFVVSNGQEPSMIRKLKGAGLTNLYISVDAPTPALFKKINRSIYPNGWSRLKRSLSLMKNMDCNTVIRFTLIKGLNDSPALLQKYAKLFSSASPTYIEVKAYMFLGYSRLRLKEENMPFHEYVKEFSESLLKFLPDYKYKDECADSRIILLKRK